The following are encoded together in the Salvelinus alpinus chromosome 29, SLU_Salpinus.1, whole genome shotgun sequence genome:
- the LOC139559044 gene encoding UPF0500 protein C1orf216 homolog isoform X1 — translation MGESQSRSRRIDSRSRRSEFQQRKMLHQNRPVNPQYGGQGGGSSSLRILSNNSQPQEGNRKQGKKDGNFNFLGQDDDIMMGGDENRNQVRPCNLSLLGRDQPHPRPSSTSFNHYGPGPLSPLSRLPCWSPLEPLPEIESGDNGYRRVPPDGAEEGKMQEEMGRMSDDEKEKQELRGGSMKQGVVVEEEEVEVEDPEEWGNSDSEFEFRSSGSLSSLNMESGGEGAGMGGWDHIGVGEPMANHHQGSDQLTPSLTRKWDDKTARTRSGKPLRMGNSLLDGGTLSDSDTDCGELPELEEAVWTLRQRERFKAQEMEKHQVQLTMYRRLALIRWVRTLQGRVQEQQNRLQSSFDVILDHRKELLRMGAGTTATATASQS, via the coding sequence TGAATCTCAGTCAAGGTCAAGAAGAATTGATTCTCGGTCAAGAAGAAGTGAGTTTCAGCAAAGGAAAATGCTTCACCAGAACCGACCCGTGAATCCCCAGTACGGAGGCCAGGGAGGCGGCTCCTCCTCACTGCGGATACTCAGCAACAACAGCCAGCCTCAGGAGGGCAACAGGAAGCAAGGCAAGAAGGACGGCAACTTCAACTTCCTGGGTCAAGACGATGACATCATGATGGGAGGGGACGAGAACCGCAACCAGGTACGTCCTTGTAACCTGAGCTTGTTGGGCCGCGATCAGCCCCACCCTCGCCCCTCCTCAACCTCTTTCAACCACTACGGTCCGGGGCCCCTGTCCCCACTCTCCCGCCTTCCCTGCTGGAGCCCCCTGGAGCCCCTGCCTGAGATTGAGAGTGGAGACAATGGGTACAGAAGAGTCCCCCCGGACGGCGCAGAGGAGGGCAAGATgcaggaggagatggggaggatgAGCGATGACGAGAAGGAGAAACAAGAGCTGAGGGGAGGCAGCATGAAACAGGGAGTggtggtggaagaggaggaggtggaagtggAGGATCCAGAGGAATGGGGCAACAGCGATTCAGAGTTTGAGTTCAGGTCCAGCGGCAGCCTGTCCTCTCTCAATATGGAGAGTGGAGGCGAGGGCGCTGGGATGGGGGGGTGGGATCACATTGGAGTGGGGGAGCCCATGGCCAACCACCACCAGGGGAGCGACCAGCTTACCCCCTCTTTGACCAGGAAGTGGGACGACAAGACGGCGAGGACAAGGAGCGGCAAGCCTCTGAGAATGGGGAACAGCCTGCTTGACGGGGGAACGTTGTCGGACTCGGACACGGACTGCGGTGAGCTGCCTGAGCTAGAGGAAGCCGTGTGGACCCTGAGGCAACGCGAGCGCTTTAAGGCCCAGGAGATGGAGAAGCACCAGGTCCAGCTGACCATGTACCGCAGGCTGGCTCTGATCCGCTGGGTTCGCACCCTGCAGGGCCGCGTCCAGGAGCAGCAGAACCGCCTACAGTCCAGCTTTGACGTCATCCTCGACCACAGGAAGGAGCTGCTGCGCATGGGTGCTGGCACCACTGCAACTGCCACCGCCAGCCAATCGTAG
- the LOC139559044 gene encoding UPF0500 protein C1orf216 homolog isoform X2, with product MLHQNRPVNPQYGGQGGGSSSLRILSNNSQPQEGNRKQGKKDGNFNFLGQDDDIMMGGDENRNQVRPCNLSLLGRDQPHPRPSSTSFNHYGPGPLSPLSRLPCWSPLEPLPEIESGDNGYRRVPPDGAEEGKMQEEMGRMSDDEKEKQELRGGSMKQGVVVEEEEVEVEDPEEWGNSDSEFEFRSSGSLSSLNMESGGEGAGMGGWDHIGVGEPMANHHQGSDQLTPSLTRKWDDKTARTRSGKPLRMGNSLLDGGTLSDSDTDCGELPELEEAVWTLRQRERFKAQEMEKHQVQLTMYRRLALIRWVRTLQGRVQEQQNRLQSSFDVILDHRKELLRMGAGTTATATASQS from the coding sequence ATGCTTCACCAGAACCGACCCGTGAATCCCCAGTACGGAGGCCAGGGAGGCGGCTCCTCCTCACTGCGGATACTCAGCAACAACAGCCAGCCTCAGGAGGGCAACAGGAAGCAAGGCAAGAAGGACGGCAACTTCAACTTCCTGGGTCAAGACGATGACATCATGATGGGAGGGGACGAGAACCGCAACCAGGTACGTCCTTGTAACCTGAGCTTGTTGGGCCGCGATCAGCCCCACCCTCGCCCCTCCTCAACCTCTTTCAACCACTACGGTCCGGGGCCCCTGTCCCCACTCTCCCGCCTTCCCTGCTGGAGCCCCCTGGAGCCCCTGCCTGAGATTGAGAGTGGAGACAATGGGTACAGAAGAGTCCCCCCGGACGGCGCAGAGGAGGGCAAGATgcaggaggagatggggaggatgAGCGATGACGAGAAGGAGAAACAAGAGCTGAGGGGAGGCAGCATGAAACAGGGAGTggtggtggaagaggaggaggtggaagtggAGGATCCAGAGGAATGGGGCAACAGCGATTCAGAGTTTGAGTTCAGGTCCAGCGGCAGCCTGTCCTCTCTCAATATGGAGAGTGGAGGCGAGGGCGCTGGGATGGGGGGGTGGGATCACATTGGAGTGGGGGAGCCCATGGCCAACCACCACCAGGGGAGCGACCAGCTTACCCCCTCTTTGACCAGGAAGTGGGACGACAAGACGGCGAGGACAAGGAGCGGCAAGCCTCTGAGAATGGGGAACAGCCTGCTTGACGGGGGAACGTTGTCGGACTCGGACACGGACTGCGGTGAGCTGCCTGAGCTAGAGGAAGCCGTGTGGACCCTGAGGCAACGCGAGCGCTTTAAGGCCCAGGAGATGGAGAAGCACCAGGTCCAGCTGACCATGTACCGCAGGCTGGCTCTGATCCGCTGGGTTCGCACCCTGCAGGGCCGCGTCCAGGAGCAGCAGAACCGCCTACAGTCCAGCTTTGACGTCATCCTCGACCACAGGAAGGAGCTGCTGCGCATGGGTGCTGGCACCACTGCAACTGCCACCGCCAGCCAATCGTAG